In Rutidosis leptorrhynchoides isolate AG116_Rl617_1_P2 chromosome 2, CSIRO_AGI_Rlap_v1, whole genome shotgun sequence, one genomic interval encodes:
- the LOC139889302 gene encoding uncharacterized protein, translating to MDFVTMLPRTKKGHDMIWVIVDPLTKCAHFLATRETASLSDFPKLYLKEIISRHGVPLSIVSDRDTRFISNFWNSLQNKSGIRRFLGYASSIDRITVEKVKIAREKLKATRDRQNMYDDPRRRPVTFNVGDRIMEILNDQTVVLDLPSELAGIHNTFNVCYLRKCKVDDESLILPFKDLKRDLTNKLVEEPIRIVDKKVIKIRKKQIPMRSSCVDDLCNTVCSRNFRAEMADNEANATDPVAPGAGTFRAPDEDGHVSSEEETSQEVINLQSQLLEAKE from the exons atggattttgtaaccatgTTACCTCGAACCAagaaaggacatgacatgatctgggtgatagtggatcctCTAACAAAGTGCgctcacttcttagctactcgtgaaaccgcCTCGTTGAGTGATTTTCcaaaattgtacttgaaagagatcattAGTCGACATGgcgtaccgttgtcaatagtttccgacagGGATACTAGGTTTATATCAaacttttggaacagtttacaaaaCAAATcagg aatACGAAGGTTCTTAGGAtacgcatcttccattgatagg ataactgtaGAAAAGGtcaaaattgcacgtgagaagttaaaagcgaCTAGAGATCGACAAAATATGTATGATGATCCGCGTAGGcgtccggtgacatttaatgtaggcgATCGA aTCATGgagattttgaatgatcaaaccgTTGTTCTAGATCTTCCTTCAGAATTAGcgggaattcacaacacgttcaatgtgtgttatttaaggaagTGCAAAGTAGACGACGAAAGTTTGATTCTTCCGTTTAAAGACTTGAAAAGGGATCTGACCAACAAATTAGTCGAAGAGCCGATTAGAATCGTGGACAAGAAAGTCATAAAGATAAGAAAGAAGCAGATTCCAATG CGTTCGTCgtgtgtggatgatttatgcaacaCGGTATGTAgtaggaacttccg tgcagaaatGGCAGACAACGAGGCTAATGCTACTGACCCTGTTGCCCCTGGAGCTGGTACTTttcgagcccctgacgaagatgggcatgtgtcttcagaagaagaaacctcTCAAGAAGTAATAAATCTTCAGAGTCAGTTACTAGAAGCTAAAGAATGA